The Megalobrama amblycephala isolate DHTTF-2021 linkage group LG7, ASM1881202v1, whole genome shotgun sequence genome window below encodes:
- the LOC125271943 gene encoding protein phosphatase 1K, mitochondrial-like — protein sequence MRYATLSGSRVCSRDALGLTNADQEDPRRALHTPSSPRCSNSRFDPDSSGCLTTWDSIGIWDNRIDEPIMLPSSIRYGKLIPKVCLTKLGCASLIGQRKENEDPYQLSLMRDNIRAFHT from the coding sequence ATGCGATATGCCACGCTCAGCGGGTCCCGTGTCTGCAGCAGGGATGCCCTCGGCCTGACCAATGCCGATCAGGAAGACCCGAGACGTGCTCTACACACTCCATCATCTCCTCGATGCAGTAACTCCCGCTTTGATCCAGACAGCAGTGGCTGTCTGACTACCTGGGACTCCATTGGGATCTGGGACAACCGCATCGATGAGCCCATTATGCTTCCGTCAAGTATCCGCTATGGTAAACTTATTCCCAAAGTTTGTCTGACCAAGCTGGGCTGCGCCTCGCTGATTGGTCAGCGGAAGGAGAACGAAGACCCCTATCAACTATCGCTGATGAGGGACAAcataagggcttttcacacttga